One window of Nymphaea colorata isolate Beijing-Zhang1983 chromosome 11, ASM883128v2, whole genome shotgun sequence genomic DNA carries:
- the LOC116264569 gene encoding allene oxide cyclase, chloroplastic-like — protein MASLPSGASSLMLKAPLGSGTGVQELSKKECAESTGIQELHVYEMNERDRSSPAYLRLSQKQVNSLGDLVPFSNKIYSGNLEKRLGISAGICILIQHVPEKKGDRYEAIYSLHFGDYGHISIQGPYLTYENTYLAVTGGSGVFKGARGQVKLHQLIFPFKIFYTFYLEGIPPLPAELLGEPVPPSPAVEPTPAAKATEPHATIPNFTN, from the exons atGGCTTCTCTTCCATCCGGAGCCTCATCTCTCATGCTTAAGGCTCCCCTGGGATCAG GAACAGGAGTTCAAGAGCTGTCTAAGAAGGAATGTGCAGAGAGTACTGGAATTCAAGAGCTGCATGTTTATGAGATGAACGAGCGAGACAGGAGCAGCCCTGCCTATCTTCGTCTCAGCCAGAAACAAGTCAATTCGCTCGGTGATCTGGTGCCCTTCAGCAACAAG ATTTACAGTGGAAACCTGGAGAAGCGACTGGGTATCAGCGCAGGTATCTGCATCCTGATACAACACGTACCGGAGAAGAAAGGCGATCGATACGAGGCCATCTACAGCCTCCACTTCGGAGACTACGGCCACATCTCTATCCAA GGACCTTACCTGACATACGAGAACACGTACTTGGCAGTAACAGGAGGCTCGGGTGTATTCAAAGGAGCTCGTGGACAAGTGAAGCTTCACCAGCTGATCTTCCCATTCAAGATCTTCTACACCTTCTATCTCGAAGGCATTCCACCACTGCCTGCTGAGCTGCTTGGGGAACCAGTCCCTCCTTCACCCGCAGTGGAACCTACCCCTGCAGCTAAGGCCACAGAGCCCCATGCCACCATCCCTAACTTCACCAACTGA